The following proteins are encoded in a genomic region of Ostrea edulis chromosome 7, xbOstEdul1.1, whole genome shotgun sequence:
- the LOC125673547 gene encoding uncharacterized protein LOC125673547, which yields MASSLYSSTPETTNANRACRVVLGPCTDGLRDVLRQEVPPHTFPNVIKQNKLNLPRLTAVQRDLILPNHGGYKGIYNDMDISLLYILLRNITNISPHSKGWGNDPDPHDTSLSANIERIRLVRNRCVHSCDPFMSNTDFNSIWSTIRSTMVDLDVFLVNGNKYEKAVDFLRHESMDPENDLHYEEELRKQVEEDKTTREMVDNLESKETNKVTHSPKCERYVTTE from the coding sequence ATGGCGAGTTCATTATATTCATCGACACCAGAGACAACGAACGCAAACAGAGCGTGTCGAGTCGTACTCGGTCCCTGTACAGATGGTCTCCGTGACGTACTACGTCAAGAAGTTCCACCACACACATTCCCTAATGTcatcaaacaaaacaaactcaATCTACCACGTCTGACGGCTGTTCAGCGTGACCTAATTTTACCTAATCATGGAGGTTATAAGGGAATTTACAATGATATGGACATCTCATTATTGTATATTCTATTGAGAAACATAACCAACATATCTCCTCACTCCAAGGGCTGGGGCAACGATCCCGACCCCCATGACACGAGTCTCTCAGCCAACATCGAGAGGATTCGATTGGTCCGGAATCGTTGTGTTCACTCATGTGATCCATTCATGTCGAACACAGACTTTAACTCCATCTGGTCCACCATTAGATCAACAATGGTGGATCTGGATGTCTTCCTCGTGAATGGAAACAAATATGAAAAGGCGGTGGATTTCCTACGTCACGAATCGATGGACCCGGAAAATGACCTACATTACGAAGAAGAACTGAGGAAGCAAGTGGAGGAAGATAAGACAACCAGGGAAATGGTGGACAACCTTGAGAGTAA